One region of Primulina tabacum isolate GXHZ01 chromosome 17, ASM2559414v2, whole genome shotgun sequence genomic DNA includes:
- the LOC142531353 gene encoding uncharacterized protein LOC142531353 isoform X2: MSCMHVSIDNAVDKLTHLPFPIPNECHTVGDAIGTHVAWPAHLVVMQDEKLQRKKNVDHRNNIGLSSSVPRSLHLSYCYCKHALTDEQNLSLLFDHDLFDEDYELLLHLEDIIPFCSLDPIFANCIVVYMWHLYKKMKKDNKTDKFRFVNPHTIPYMLYVTKLDENGKIEHLNERASVLAERLSGASTNQLVLVPHNVGSVRLFNSNKERKEKKQAIWEVVKGPRQPDSKQCSFYVMRFMREMIEKNATSEKNSITSISTLRKKLMKCDPSGQNAYKIIFTNRDEMAWEGFDAEMLMRFEEIEADDDKRLQCIHIFRLENFDIVGLCCHIATLMTNMYQGQLQY; encoded by the exons ATGAGTTGCATGCACGTATCCATTGATAATGCTGTGGACAAATTAACACATTTGCCATTTCCAATTCCAAATGAATGTCATACTGTTGGTGATGCTATAGGAACACATGTAGCTTGGCCAGCACACTTGGTAGTAATGCAAGATGAG AAGCTTCAAAGGAAGAAAAATGTCGACCACAGAAATAACATTGGTTTGTCTTCAAGTGTGCCAAGATCTTTACATCTATCGTATTGTTATTGTAAACATGCTTTAACCGATGAACAAAATCTATCACTGCTTTTTGATCATGATTTATTTGACGAGGATTACGAACTTCTTCTGCACCTTGAAGACATCATTCCTTTCTGTAGTTTGGATCCAATATTTGCCAATTGTATAGTTGTGTACATGTG GCATCTGtataaaaagatgaaaaaagaTAACAAGACCGACAAGTTTAGATTTGTGAATCCACACACGATCCCATACATGCTATATGTGACCAAACTTGACGAAAACGGTAAAATCGAACACTTGAATGAAAGAGCAAGTGTTTTGGCCGAAAGACTGAGTGGTGCATCAACAAATCAACTAGTTTTAGTGCCACATAATGTTGG GAGTGTAAGATTGTTTAATTCAAACAAGGAAAGGAAAGAGAAAAAACAAGCTATATGGGAAGTAGTAAAG gGTCCACGACAACCAGATTCGAAACAATGTagtttttatgttatgagatTTATGAGAGAAATGATTGAAAAAAATGCTACCAGTGAGAAGAACTCAATAACTTCAATT AGTACTCTAAGGAAGAAATTGATGAAGTGCGATCCGAGTGGGCAGAATGCATACAAGATTATATTTACGAATAG GGATGAAATGGCATGGGAAGGTTTTGATGCAGAAATGTTGATGAGGTTTGAGGAGATCGAGGCCGATGATGACAAAAGATTGCAGTGTATCCATATTTTccgtttggaaaattttgatattgtgGGACTCTGCTGCCACATTGCCACATTGATGACGAACATGTATCAAGGTCAATTGCAGTACTAA
- the LOC142531353 gene encoding uncharacterized protein LOC142531353 isoform X1, with protein MSCMHVSIDNAVDKLTHLPFPIPNECHTVGDAIGTHVAWPAHLVVMQDEKLQRKKNVDHRNNIGLSSSVPRSLHLSYCYCKHALTDEQNLSLLFDHDLFDEDYELLLHLEDIIPFCSLDPIFANCIVVYMWHLYKKMKKDNKTDKFRFVNPHTIPYMLYVTKLDENGKIEHLNERASVLAERLSGASTNQLVLVPHNVGYHWILTIIDPYKEMVYLLDSLCHRNRYDVWKYVVDMSVRLFNSNKERKEKKQAIWEVVKGPRQPDSKQCSFYVMRFMREMIEKNATSEKNSITSISTLRKKLMKCDPSGQNAYKIIFTNRDEMAWEGFDAEMLMRFEEIEADDDKRLQCIHIFRLENFDIVGLCCHIATLMTNMYQGQLQY; from the exons ATGAGTTGCATGCACGTATCCATTGATAATGCTGTGGACAAATTAACACATTTGCCATTTCCAATTCCAAATGAATGTCATACTGTTGGTGATGCTATAGGAACACATGTAGCTTGGCCAGCACACTTGGTAGTAATGCAAGATGAG AAGCTTCAAAGGAAGAAAAATGTCGACCACAGAAATAACATTGGTTTGTCTTCAAGTGTGCCAAGATCTTTACATCTATCGTATTGTTATTGTAAACATGCTTTAACCGATGAACAAAATCTATCACTGCTTTTTGATCATGATTTATTTGACGAGGATTACGAACTTCTTCTGCACCTTGAAGACATCATTCCTTTCTGTAGTTTGGATCCAATATTTGCCAATTGTATAGTTGTGTACATGTG GCATCTGtataaaaagatgaaaaaagaTAACAAGACCGACAAGTTTAGATTTGTGAATCCACACACGATCCCATACATGCTATATGTGACCAAACTTGACGAAAACGGTAAAATCGAACACTTGAATGAAAGAGCAAGTGTTTTGGCCGAAAGACTGAGTGGTGCATCAACAAATCAACTAGTTTTAGTGCCACATAATGTTGG TTACCATTGGATTCTTACTATCATCGATCCTTACAAGGAGATGGTTTATTTGTTGGATTCACTTTGTCATCGAAACCGTTACGATGTCTGGAAATATGTGGTGGATAT GAGTGTAAGATTGTTTAATTCAAACAAGGAAAGGAAAGAGAAAAAACAAGCTATATGGGAAGTAGTAAAG gGTCCACGACAACCAGATTCGAAACAATGTagtttttatgttatgagatTTATGAGAGAAATGATTGAAAAAAATGCTACCAGTGAGAAGAACTCAATAACTTCAATT AGTACTCTAAGGAAGAAATTGATGAAGTGCGATCCGAGTGGGCAGAATGCATACAAGATTATATTTACGAATAG GGATGAAATGGCATGGGAAGGTTTTGATGCAGAAATGTTGATGAGGTTTGAGGAGATCGAGGCCGATGATGACAAAAGATTGCAGTGTATCCATATTTTccgtttggaaaattttgatattgtgGGACTCTGCTGCCACATTGCCACATTGATGACGAACATGTATCAAGGTCAATTGCAGTACTAA
- the LOC142531353 gene encoding uncharacterized protein LOC142531353 isoform X3, with product MSCMHVSIDNAVDKLTHLPFPIPNECHTVGDAIGTHVAWPAHLVVMQDEKLQRKKNVDHRNNIGLSSSVPRSLHLSYCYCKHALTDEQNLSLLFDHDLFDEDYELLLHLEDIIPFCSLDPIFANCIVVYMWHLYKKMKKDNKTDKFRFVNPHTIPYMLYVTKLDENGKIEHLNERASVLAERLSGASTNQLVLVPHNVGYHWILTIIDPYKEMVYLLDSLCHRNRYDVWKYVVDMSVRLFNSNKERKEKKQAIWEVVKSTLRKKLMKCDPSGQNAYKIIFTNRDEMAWEGFDAEMLMRFEEIEADDDKRLQCIHIFRLENFDIVGLCCHIATLMTNMYQGQLQY from the exons ATGAGTTGCATGCACGTATCCATTGATAATGCTGTGGACAAATTAACACATTTGCCATTTCCAATTCCAAATGAATGTCATACTGTTGGTGATGCTATAGGAACACATGTAGCTTGGCCAGCACACTTGGTAGTAATGCAAGATGAG AAGCTTCAAAGGAAGAAAAATGTCGACCACAGAAATAACATTGGTTTGTCTTCAAGTGTGCCAAGATCTTTACATCTATCGTATTGTTATTGTAAACATGCTTTAACCGATGAACAAAATCTATCACTGCTTTTTGATCATGATTTATTTGACGAGGATTACGAACTTCTTCTGCACCTTGAAGACATCATTCCTTTCTGTAGTTTGGATCCAATATTTGCCAATTGTATAGTTGTGTACATGTG GCATCTGtataaaaagatgaaaaaagaTAACAAGACCGACAAGTTTAGATTTGTGAATCCACACACGATCCCATACATGCTATATGTGACCAAACTTGACGAAAACGGTAAAATCGAACACTTGAATGAAAGAGCAAGTGTTTTGGCCGAAAGACTGAGTGGTGCATCAACAAATCAACTAGTTTTAGTGCCACATAATGTTGG TTACCATTGGATTCTTACTATCATCGATCCTTACAAGGAGATGGTTTATTTGTTGGATTCACTTTGTCATCGAAACCGTTACGATGTCTGGAAATATGTGGTGGATAT GAGTGTAAGATTGTTTAATTCAAACAAGGAAAGGAAAGAGAAAAAACAAGCTATATGGGAAGTAGTAAAG AGTACTCTAAGGAAGAAATTGATGAAGTGCGATCCGAGTGGGCAGAATGCATACAAGATTATATTTACGAATAG GGATGAAATGGCATGGGAAGGTTTTGATGCAGAAATGTTGATGAGGTTTGAGGAGATCGAGGCCGATGATGACAAAAGATTGCAGTGTATCCATATTTTccgtttggaaaattttgatattgtgGGACTCTGCTGCCACATTGCCACATTGATGACGAACATGTATCAAGGTCAATTGCAGTACTAA
- the LOC142531353 gene encoding uncharacterized protein LOC142531353 isoform X4, whose amino-acid sequence MSCMHVSIDNAVDKLTHLPFPIPNECHTVGDAIGTHVAWPAHLVVMQDEKLQRKKNVDHRNNIGLSSSVPRSLHLSYCYCKHALTDEQNLSLLFDHDLFDEDYELLLHLEDIIPFCSLDPIFANCIVVYMWHLYKKMKKDNKTDKFRFVNPHTIPYMLYVTKLDENGKIEHLNERASVLAERLSGASTNQLVLVPHNVGYHWILTIIDPYKEMVYLLDSLCHRNRYDVWKYVVDMSVRLFNSNKERKEKKQAIWEVVKGPRQPDSKQCSFYVMRFMREMIEKNATSEKNSITSISTLRKKLMKCDPSGQNAYKIIFTNRYAKY is encoded by the exons ATGAGTTGCATGCACGTATCCATTGATAATGCTGTGGACAAATTAACACATTTGCCATTTCCAATTCCAAATGAATGTCATACTGTTGGTGATGCTATAGGAACACATGTAGCTTGGCCAGCACACTTGGTAGTAATGCAAGATGAG AAGCTTCAAAGGAAGAAAAATGTCGACCACAGAAATAACATTGGTTTGTCTTCAAGTGTGCCAAGATCTTTACATCTATCGTATTGTTATTGTAAACATGCTTTAACCGATGAACAAAATCTATCACTGCTTTTTGATCATGATTTATTTGACGAGGATTACGAACTTCTTCTGCACCTTGAAGACATCATTCCTTTCTGTAGTTTGGATCCAATATTTGCCAATTGTATAGTTGTGTACATGTG GCATCTGtataaaaagatgaaaaaagaTAACAAGACCGACAAGTTTAGATTTGTGAATCCACACACGATCCCATACATGCTATATGTGACCAAACTTGACGAAAACGGTAAAATCGAACACTTGAATGAAAGAGCAAGTGTTTTGGCCGAAAGACTGAGTGGTGCATCAACAAATCAACTAGTTTTAGTGCCACATAATGTTGG TTACCATTGGATTCTTACTATCATCGATCCTTACAAGGAGATGGTTTATTTGTTGGATTCACTTTGTCATCGAAACCGTTACGATGTCTGGAAATATGTGGTGGATAT GAGTGTAAGATTGTTTAATTCAAACAAGGAAAGGAAAGAGAAAAAACAAGCTATATGGGAAGTAGTAAAG gGTCCACGACAACCAGATTCGAAACAATGTagtttttatgttatgagatTTATGAGAGAAATGATTGAAAAAAATGCTACCAGTGAGAAGAACTCAATAACTTCAATT AGTACTCTAAGGAAGAAATTGATGAAGTGCGATCCGAGTGGGCAGAATGCATACAAGATTATATTTACGAATAGGTATGCAAAGTATTGA